The Saccharopolyspora gloriosae genome has a segment encoding these proteins:
- a CDS encoding carbohydrate ABC transporter permease, whose protein sequence is MKRRAGGTALTIIAWALGIMFVFPVFWMVLTSFKQEADAYTDTPTFVFKPTLDQYKLVFDGGLGPYLANSLIATVVSCLLVVALAVPAAYALSIRPVKGTKDALFFFISTKMLPVVAAIVPIFVAAQQINLLDNVWALVLLYTGMNLPIAVWMMRSFFQEVPAEVLEAAKIDGAGLRTELTKVLLPMVAPGIAATALICAIFAWNEFFFAVNLTAINGPTVPVFLVGFITSEGLYWARLSAAATLAVLPVVIVGWIAQRQLVRGLSMGALK, encoded by the coding sequence ATGAAGCGCCGCGCGGGAGGGACCGCACTGACGATCATCGCCTGGGCGCTCGGGATCATGTTCGTGTTCCCGGTGTTCTGGATGGTGCTCACGTCGTTCAAGCAGGAAGCCGACGCCTACACCGACACCCCGACGTTCGTGTTCAAGCCGACGCTGGACCAGTACAAGCTGGTCTTCGACGGCGGGCTCGGGCCGTACCTGGCCAACTCGCTGATCGCGACCGTGGTGTCCTGCCTGCTGGTGGTGGCGCTGGCCGTTCCGGCGGCCTACGCGCTGTCCATTCGGCCGGTCAAGGGCACCAAGGACGCGCTGTTCTTCTTCATCTCCACCAAGATGCTGCCGGTCGTCGCGGCGATCGTGCCGATCTTCGTGGCGGCGCAGCAGATCAACCTGTTGGACAACGTGTGGGCGCTGGTGCTGCTCTACACCGGCATGAACCTGCCCATCGCCGTCTGGATGATGCGCTCGTTCTTCCAGGAAGTGCCCGCGGAGGTGCTGGAGGCGGCGAAGATCGACGGTGCCGGGCTGCGCACGGAGCTCACCAAGGTGCTGCTGCCGATGGTGGCTCCCGGCATCGCCGCGACCGCGCTGATCTGCGCGATCTTCGCCTGGAACGAGTTCTTCTTCGCGGTGAACCTGACGGCGATCAACGGGCCGACGGTGCCGGTGTTCCTGGTCGGCTTCATCACCAGCGAGGGCCTGTACTGGGCGCGGTTGTCGGCGGCGGCGACGCTGGCGGTGCTGCCGGTGGTCATCGTCGGCTGGATCGCGCAGCGCCAGCTGGTGCGCGGCCTGTCCATGGGTGCCTTGAAGTGA
- the mptB gene encoding polyprenol phosphomannose-dependent alpha 1,6 mannosyltransferase MptB translates to MGAIGSLLLLAGSFGGAGVLVHDPILGSGPLSAMRYGHGRDLALAVLYTGFGVLVWAWVRLGRGVLAQLVDSRGVLTATAAWILPMLITPPLFTRDVYSYLGQGLLALHGIDPYSVGPSTLTGPIPDNVHPTWQTTPAPYGPLFMGIAKGVILIAGDGMISSVIVMRLVLLCGLVMLIFALPGLVRELGGRLPVALWLAAASPMTVVHLVGGPHNDMLMIGLLALGTLLMLRGKHAGGIALVTLAMTIKATAGVALPFLVWIWAARMPGNRLERLLRAGTASLAIFVPVFAACMALAKVGFGWLSALSAPGMIVNYLSAPTGVGQAVHSLVSLFVEVDRGPFVNVGRTLGSLALAVVLIWQWWRAQDGGTTAVRRAAIGLLAAALLSPVVLPWYLTWGLALGCALKWTPRALSYVVGFSVVLVLAYYPDGEQAMYNWPFVAVGIGAAMLAGLSLVRFDPLGLNRFRRGDGEPAAFDGIPEISASARSSTLPSSAIQNSTAKD, encoded by the coding sequence TTGGGGGCGATCGGTTCGCTACTGCTGCTGGCGGGTTCGTTCGGCGGTGCCGGAGTTCTGGTGCACGATCCGATCCTGGGTTCCGGGCCGCTGTCGGCGATGCGCTATGGCCACGGCCGGGATCTCGCGCTGGCCGTGCTCTACACCGGCTTCGGCGTCCTGGTGTGGGCGTGGGTGCGGCTGGGCCGCGGAGTGCTGGCGCAACTGGTCGACTCGCGCGGAGTGCTGACGGCCACGGCCGCGTGGATCCTGCCGATGCTGATCACGCCGCCGCTGTTCACCAGGGACGTCTACAGCTATCTGGGCCAGGGACTGCTCGCGCTGCACGGGATCGATCCCTACTCGGTCGGTCCCTCGACGCTGACCGGCCCCATCCCGGACAACGTGCATCCGACCTGGCAGACCACTCCCGCGCCGTACGGCCCGTTGTTCATGGGCATCGCCAAGGGCGTCATCCTGATCGCCGGCGACGGCATGATCTCGAGCGTCATCGTGATGCGCCTGGTGCTGCTCTGCGGGCTGGTCATGTTGATCTTCGCACTGCCGGGTCTGGTAAGGGAACTCGGGGGCCGGTTACCGGTGGCGCTGTGGCTCGCCGCGGCCAGCCCCATGACGGTCGTGCACCTCGTCGGCGGGCCGCACAACGACATGCTCATGATCGGCCTGCTGGCGCTCGGCACCCTGCTGATGTTGCGCGGCAAGCACGCGGGCGGCATCGCGCTGGTGACGCTGGCGATGACGATCAAGGCGACCGCCGGGGTGGCGTTGCCGTTCCTGGTGTGGATCTGGGCGGCCCGGATGCCGGGCAATCGCCTGGAGCGCCTGCTGCGAGCGGGCACCGCCTCGTTGGCGATCTTCGTTCCGGTGTTCGCCGCGTGCATGGCGCTGGCGAAGGTCGGCTTCGGCTGGCTGTCCGCGCTCTCGGCTCCCGGCATGATCGTGAACTACCTGTCCGCTCCGACCGGCGTGGGCCAGGCCGTGCACAGCCTCGTATCGCTGTTCGTCGAAGTGGATCGCGGGCCGTTCGTCAACGTCGGCCGCACGCTCGGTTCGCTGGCGTTGGCCGTGGTGCTGATCTGGCAGTGGTGGCGGGCGCAGGACGGCGGAACCACGGCCGTGCGCCGCGCCGCGATCGGCCTGCTGGCCGCCGCGCTGCTGTCGCCCGTGGTGCTGCCCTGGTACCTGACCTGGGGTCTGGCGTTGGGCTGCGCGTTGAAGTGGACGCCGCGCGCACTGTCCTACGTGGTCGGGTTCTCGGTGGTGCTGGTGCTCGCCTACTACCCGGACGGGGAGCAGGCGATGTACAACTGGCCGTTCGTGGCCGTGGGCATCGGCGCCGCGATGCTCGCCGGGCTGTCGCTGGTGCGGTTCGACCCGCTGGGCCTGAACCGCTTCCGCCGCGGCGACGGCGAGCCTGCCGCGTTCGACGGCATCCCGGAGATCTCCGCTTCCGCACGGAGTTCGACCCTGCCGAGCTCGGCGATCCAGAACTCCACCGCCAAGGACTGA
- a CDS encoding carbohydrate ABC transporter permease, with translation MTTAEMTAAKGATLSRKEKWSRRGPLLPALIFTIIITQAPFLATIFYSLHSWNLLNPGSWGFTGLSNYVDVFTDSEFYTAALNTVIVTVGCVLVALVFGLGLALLLDRPFFGRGVVRTMLITPFLIMPVASALLWKTSMLDPTYGLVDAVLGPIGLGGIDWVGEYPMASVLAALVWRWTPFMMLIILAGLQSQPRDILEAARMDGASNWQTFRFMTLPFLRRYIQLAGLLGSIYVVNTFDEIFMMTQGGPGIATTNLPFYLYQRVFQGFDVGQAAALGVVVVILTIIVATFALRAIFTAISGKEVSE, from the coding sequence ATGACCACTGCTGAGATGACCGCGGCCAAGGGAGCCACCCTCAGTCGCAAGGAGAAGTGGTCCCGCCGGGGGCCGTTGCTGCCCGCGTTGATCTTCACGATCATCATCACGCAGGCCCCGTTCCTCGCGACGATCTTCTACTCGTTGCACTCGTGGAACCTGCTCAACCCCGGTTCGTGGGGCTTCACCGGGCTGTCGAACTACGTCGACGTGTTCACCGACAGCGAGTTCTACACCGCCGCGCTGAACACGGTGATCGTCACCGTCGGATGCGTGCTGGTGGCGCTGGTGTTCGGCCTCGGGCTCGCGCTGCTGCTGGACCGGCCGTTCTTCGGGCGCGGCGTGGTGCGCACCATGCTCATCACCCCGTTCCTGATCATGCCGGTCGCCTCCGCGCTGCTGTGGAAGACGAGCATGCTCGACCCGACCTACGGGCTGGTGGACGCCGTGCTCGGCCCGATCGGGCTCGGCGGCATCGACTGGGTCGGCGAGTACCCGATGGCCTCGGTGCTGGCCGCGCTGGTCTGGCGCTGGACGCCGTTCATGATGCTGATCATCCTGGCCGGTTTGCAGAGCCAGCCGCGGGACATCCTCGAAGCTGCCCGGATGGACGGCGCGAGCAACTGGCAGACGTTCCGCTTCATGACGCTGCCGTTCCTGCGCCGCTACATCCAGCTCGCGGGGCTGCTGGGCTCCATCTACGTCGTGAACACCTTCGACGAGATCTTCATGATGACCCAGGGCGGTCCGGGGATCGCCACCACCAACCTGCCGTTCTACCTGTACCAGCGGGTCTTCCAGGGCTTCGACGTCGGCCAGGCGGCCGCGCTCGGTGTCGTGGTCGTGATCCTGACCATCATCGTGGCCACCTTCGCGTTGCGCGCGATCTTCACCGCCATTTCCGGCAAGGAGGTTTCGGAATGA
- a CDS encoding zinc-dependent alcohol dehydrogenase family protein: protein MRAVVVEGPGQITVTTVPDPAPGPNDVVVAVDACGLCGTDLHVVDGEIPVVKYPITPGHELAGRVVAVGGEVSKLAEGDLVAVDPSLPCGECRYCRKGKGNLCEPWQAIGISSPGGAAEYVQVQAKKCYPLPAGTPATAAALIEPLSCAVHGLDKVPHDLTDDVLIYGAGTMGLLLAQLLKRAGVNTLSVVDRRQDRLDVAGSMGVSAVATDASALDSDGWDLVVDATGVVAAIEDGLGRVRKAGTFLQFGVADAKASANFSPFKVYNEEITIVGSMAVHNSFDRARDLLVSGAVDSDTMITNTAGLNDYASALEEFRTGAGLKTQVLPSA from the coding sequence ATGCGTGCGGTCGTCGTCGAAGGTCCCGGCCAGATCACCGTGACCACGGTGCCCGATCCGGCTCCGGGACCCAACGATGTGGTGGTTGCGGTGGACGCCTGCGGGCTCTGCGGCACCGATCTTCACGTGGTGGACGGGGAGATCCCGGTGGTGAAATACCCGATCACCCCAGGTCACGAGCTGGCCGGGCGCGTGGTCGCGGTGGGAGGCGAGGTCAGCAAGCTCGCCGAAGGCGACCTGGTGGCGGTCGACCCGTCGCTGCCCTGCGGTGAGTGCCGGTACTGCCGCAAGGGCAAAGGCAACCTGTGCGAGCCGTGGCAGGCGATCGGCATCAGCTCCCCCGGTGGTGCCGCCGAATACGTGCAGGTGCAGGCCAAGAAGTGCTACCCGCTGCCCGCCGGAACCCCGGCCACCGCGGCGGCGCTGATCGAGCCGCTGTCCTGCGCGGTGCACGGGCTGGACAAGGTGCCGCACGACCTCACCGACGACGTGCTGATCTACGGCGCGGGCACGATGGGACTGCTGCTGGCCCAGCTGCTCAAGCGGGCGGGAGTCAACACGCTGTCCGTGGTGGACCGCAGGCAGGACCGGCTCGACGTGGCGGGGTCGATGGGCGTGAGCGCGGTGGCGACCGACGCGTCGGCGCTGGACAGCGACGGCTGGGACCTCGTCGTGGACGCGACCGGTGTGGTCGCCGCCATCGAGGACGGTCTCGGCCGCGTCCGCAAGGCGGGCACCTTCCTGCAGTTCGGCGTCGCGGACGCGAAGGCGAGCGCGAACTTCTCCCCGTTCAAGGTCTACAACGAGGAGATCACCATCGTCGGTTCGATGGCGGTGCACAACAGCTTCGACCGCGCGCGGGACCTGCTGGTCTCCGGTGCCGTCGACTCGGACACGATGATCACCAACACCGCGGGCCTCAACGACTACGCGTCCGCGCTGGAGGAGTTCCGCACCGGCGCCGGGCTCAAGACGCAGGTCCTGCCCTCCGCGTGA